The Sandaracinus amylolyticus genomic interval GCTCGCGCTGTGCGCCGCGACGGGCCTGACGCTCCCCGAGCTCGCCACGCCGCCCCCGACGGTGGTCGTCGAGACCGATCCCGATCCGCTGCCCGCGCCGCAGCCGCTCGAGATCGAGGTCGCGCGCGACGACGACGGCGACGCGATCGCGCTGCTGATCGGCGACGCCGCGCGCTCCGTCATCTATCGCTACGACCTCGCGACGCGCGCGTTCGCCGACGGGATCCGCACCGACGGTCCGATCCTCGATCTGACGCTCACGCCGCCGGTGCCGGACCGGCTCGACACGCCGTCGGCCACGCGCCGGTACGTGTACGCGATCGACGCGCGCGACGGCTCGGTGATGGTGATCGACGAGGCGGCGCGACAGCTCGTGCCCGTCGCGGCGGAGTCGACCGGGCGCGTGCTGCGCGTGCCGTTCCGCGCGCCGGCGCGCGCGATCGCGACGATCGATCGCCGCGGCGCGGGCGGGATCTGCGACTACGACGACGCGACGATCGATCCGTCCGCGAACAACCTGCGCGGCGTGTTCGTGTCGGTTGCGCTCTCCGACGGCTCGTTGCGGTACATCGACGTTCTCGACGAGGACGCGACGTGCCGCAGCGGGACCGACTGCCAGAACTCGTTCCAGGGCGGGCAGGAGTACTCGTTCATCCGCCGTCATCGCCCGCGCATCGCGACGCGCGTGGCCGACCCGGTGTCGCTCACCGAGTCGCCGGTCGCGTCGGTCTCGGGCTCGACGCTGCGCTTCTCGGCCTCGGGCTCGGTGCCCGACGAGGATGCGGTCCCGAGCTTTCTGTCGAACCCCTGCGCCGACCCCGACGGCATCGCGCCGGTGTTCGGCGCGCCGAACCCGTTGATCTGCACGTCGACCGATCCCTGGACCGCGGCCGCCGAGTCGTGGGCGCTGACGTGGCAGGGCGTGATCCCGAGCACCGCGAGCATCGCGGGCAATTTCCGCACGCTCGACGACGGTCGGATCGCGCTCGAGACGCGCATCCCGTTGTGCGAGCGCGGCGTGCTCGGCCCCGAGGGCGCCGCAGGCCTGACCGAGGCCGATCCCGAGTTCATGTACCCCGGTGATCTCGTCGCGATCACCGCGGAGCTGCCCGACGCGACCGCCGACGATCCCGAGTGCCGCGCGCTCGCGGGCGTCGACGAGGGCGAGACGCCCGAGGCGCTCCTGGTGCGGATCGCCGAGGTGCGCGCCGGCGAGGCGGGCGGCGTGCGCTCGCCGTACGCCTCGGCGATCGTGCTCGAGCCCGACGCGGAGGTGCTCGATCGCGCGGGCGCGAACGTCGAGCTGCTGCTGCGTTGCTACCAGGACCAGCTCGTCTCGTTCGACGTGCGGGTGTTCGATCGGTACGCGGTCGTCGGCTCGCGCACCGGGTTCGCGCACCGCGTGGTCGTGAGCGACGCGGGCAACTGCGTGGTGGAGACGACGCAGGACCCCACGCTCAGCGCGCGCGCCGAGCTCGGCGTGCCGTACGAGGGGCCGAGCCTGCGCTTCACGCTCGACTTCACGCGCGCGCGTCCCGCGGTGATCGTCGATCAGGCGATCACGTTCGACGTGGGCGACGTGCCGTCGCAGCTCGCGACGGATCTCGGCGCACTGCCGCAGGGCGGTCGCACGCTCACGCTCCCGACCGAGGTGTCGTTCAGCGCGCTGACGGACCGTCTCTACGCGCTCGACGAGCTGCGCCGTGGGCTCGTGGTGATCGAGCTCGAGCCGGTGAGGCCCGAGTTCTTCATCGAGTAGCATCGCGCCCGCCGAGGAGGTCGACGTGGCGAAGGCGAAAGAGGGCGCCCACTCGCCCGCGATGCAGCAGTTCTTCCGTGCGAAGGAGCAGCACCCGGATGCGTTGCTCTTCTTCCGCATGGGGGACTTCTACGAGATGTTCTTCGACGACGCGGTGATCGCGTCGAAGGCGCTCGACCTCACGCTCACCGCGCGCAGCAAGGGCATCGACGGACGCGAGGTCCCGATGGCCGGCGTGCCGCACCACGCGGCGGCGTCGTACCTCGCGCGACTGCTCGAGAAGGGCTTCAAGGTCGCGATCTGCGAGCAGATGGCCGATCCCGCGACGGTGAAGGGCATCGTCCCGCGCGAGGTCGTCCGCGTCGTCACGCCGGGGCTGGCGCTCGATCCCGATGCGCTCGATGCGCGCACCGACAACGCGCTCGTCGCGGTCGCGTGCGAGGGTGAGACGTTCGGGATCGCGGCGCTCGAGCTCACTCGCGCCGAGCTGCGCGCGTGCACCGTGAGCGGCGGCGCGGCGATGCTCGCCGAGGTTCTGCGCCTCGACCCGCGCGAGGTGCTCGTCGTGCGCGGCGGCGAGACCCACGCCGCGCTCGCGCGCGCGCTCCCGAAGGCGCGCGTCGCCGAGCACGCGACGCCCGCGGATCGACGCGCCGCGCTCGCGATCGCGCTCGACGACGCCGCGATCGGAGATGCGTCGTCGCGGCTGTCGGGCGCCGCCCTCGAGGCGTGCGCCGTCGCGCTCGAGTACGCGCGCGTGTCGACCGGAGGTCGCGCGGCGATCGGCGTGCGCGCGATCGAGCCGTACGATCCGCGCGCGCAGCTCGCGCTCGACGACACCGCGGTGCGCAACCTCGAGCTCGTGCGCACGCTCTCGGGGGATCGTGCGGGCTCGCTGCTCGCGCTGCTCGACGAGACCTCGACGCCGATGGGCGCGCGCCTCCTGCGTCGCCGGCTGCTCGCGCCGCTCGCCGACGTCGCGGCGATCCGTCGCCGTCACGACTCGGTCGAGGCGTTCGTGCTCGATCCCGAGCGCCGTCGCGCGCTGCGCCGCGCGCTCTCGGAGATCGGTGATCTCGAGCGCCTCGCGACGCGTGCCGAGCTCGGCGTCGCCAGCCCGCGCGACCTCGGCGCGATCCGCGCGGGCCTTCGTAGCGCGATCGGCGTGGTCGACGCGCTCGGCGCGCAGCACGACGAGGTGCTCGCCGCGCTCGTGCCGCGCGACGTGTGCGAGGACGTCGAGTCGCTCCTCTCGACCGCGCTCGTCGAGGACCTCCCGCTCGTGCCCAGCGCGGGCCCGGTGATCAAGGACGGCATCGACGCGCGCGTCGACGAGCTGCGCACGCTCTCGACGTCGAGCAAGGACGTCCTGCTCGCGCTCGAGGCGCGCGAGCGCGAAACATCGGGCATCGCCTCGCTGAAGATTCGTTTCACGAAGGTCTTCGGCTACTACGTCGAGATCACGCGCTCGAACCTGCACCTCGTGCCGTCGCACTTCCGGCGCAAGCAGACCGTCGCGAACGGCGAGCGGTACACCACCGACGAGCTCGAGGAGCTGCAGTCGAAGATCCTGAACGCCGAGGATCGCCTCAAGGCGCTCGAGACCGAGATCTTCGAGGACGTGCGCCGCCGCGCGGGCGCCGAAGCACATCGCCTGCGCGCGCTCGCGTTCCGTCTCGCGGAGATCGACGTGCACGCGGGGCTCGCCGAGGTCGCGCACCGCCGCGGCTACGTGCGCCCCGAGGTCGACGAGTCGCTCTCGCTCGAGCTCGTCGAGTGCCGCCATCCGATCGTCGAGACGCTCGCCGCCGCGGGCTCTTTCGTGCCCAACGACGTCGCGATCGACGCGGAGGCGCAGCGCCTGCTCGTCATCACCGGGCCGAACATGGCGGGCAAGTCGACGACGATGCGCGAGGTCGCGCTCGCCGCGATCATGGCGCAGCTCGGATCGTTCGTGGCCGCGACGCGCGCGCGCATCGGCCTCGTCGATCGCGTGTTCACGCGCGTCGGCGCGAGCGACGATCTCGGGCGCGGCCAGAGCACGTTCATGGTCGAGATGCGCGAGACCGCGACGATCCTCCGGGAGGCGACGCGTCGCTCGCTCGTGATCCTCGACGAGATCGGCCGCGGCACGAGCACCTACGACGGGCTCGCGATCGCGTGGGCCGTCGCCGAGCACCTCCACGACGTGATCGGGTGCCGCACGCTGTTCGCGACGCACTACCACGAGCTCTGCGAGCTCGAGCGGACGCGCCCCGGCGTGCGCAACTTCAACGTCGCGGCGCGCGAGCACCAGGGCGACGTCGTGTTCCTCCACCGGCTCGTCCCGGGCGCGAGCAACAAGAGCTACGGCGTCGCGGTCGCGCGCCTCGCGGGCACGCCCGAGCGCGTGCTCGAGCGCGCGAAGACGCTGCTGCGCGGGCTCGAGAGCGGCGCGACGGATGCGGCCGCGGGCGCGAAGGCGAGCCTGCGCGAGCGGGTGCGCGCCGAGGTCCCGCAGCTCGATCTCTTCGGCGTCGCGCAGCCCGCTACGGAATCCGTAGCGCCGCCTCCGCCCGAGCCTTCCGAGGTCGAGCGCGCGCTGCGCGAGCTCGACCCCGATCGGATGACGCCGATCGAGGCGCTCGTCGCGCTCTCGAAGCTGCGATCGCTGCTCGCGAAGCGCTGATCCAGCGCAGCCTTTCGTTTGGCCCGAAAGGGCCCGGGCGCTACGATGCCCGACGATGGCTGACTCGCGGGACGAGATGGCGCAGATCCGCGCCGCGCTGGAGCAGGCCGACGCCGATCTCGTGGCTGCGCTCGATGCGAGAGCGCGAGCGGTTCGTGGATACGTCGCGCTGCGCGAGCGCGACCCCGAGGGCTACCACGTGCTCCCCAACGCGGCCGAGGTGCTCACGCGCGTGCGCGAGCTCCGGCGCGAGTTCCCCGAGAACGGTCTCGAGCCCGTGGTGCGCGAGGTGCTCGGCGTCTGCGCCGCGATGATCGCGCCGGTGCAGGTCGCGGTGCTCGGCCCCGAGGCGGGCCTCACGCACCTCGCCGCGCGTCGCTGGTTCGGCTCGCAGGCCGAGGTGCGCGCGATGGCGAACGTCACCGACGTGTTCGCGGAGATCGATCGCGGCCGCGCCGCGCACGCCGTCGTGCCGTTCGAGACCTCGACCGACGGCGCGCTCTCCGCGACGCTCTCGTGCCTCGTCGAGACGCACGCGAAGGTCATCGGCGAGGTCAGCGCGGTCAACGCGTGGCACCTCTGGTCGCGCACCGGCAACGCGGGCGACGTGGAGAAGATCTACGGCGCGGCGACGACCATCGCGGCGTGCGAGCGCACGCTGAAAGCGGAGTTCCCGCGCGCGACCCTGCTCGACGTGCGGAGCGGCGTCGTCGCGGCGCAGCTCGCGCTCGAGGATCACGGCGCGGCCGCGCTGGGCAGCGAGCTGCTCGGAGAGCTCGGCACGACGCTGCGGATCGGCTCGGAGCGACCCGCCCCGATGCGCACCGAGCGCGGCTCGGAGCGTCCGGTGGCGGACACGCTTCGTCTGGTGCGCAAGCACGTCGAGGACGATCCCGGCGCGACCACGCGCTTCGTCGTGCTCGGCCAGCAGCAGCCGCGCCGCACCGGCGCCGATCGCACGATGATCGTGCTCGCGCTCAGCGAGGATCCCGGCTCGCTCTACGCGGCGCTCCAGCCCTTCGCGGAGCGCGGGATCAACCTCACGCGCCTCGAGTCCCGCCCCGCGCGATCGAGCGCGTGGCGCCTCGTCTTCTTCGTCGAGCTCGACGGGCACGGCAGCGATCGCGCGGTGCTCACCGCGATCGACGAGGTGAAGGCGCGCGCGCGCCACCTCAAGGTCCTCGGCTCGTATCCGCGTCCTTGATCGCCTCGTCGATCCGGTAGGCCGCGTCCCCGCGACGCGTGCGACCACGGGAGCGCGCGCGCGTGATTTCTGTCACCCTCGTGCCCGCCGCGGCCTCGCCGCGACGCTCACCCCGAGACCGCGAAGAAGACATGGCGAGCACCGGTTCCGAGACGAAGCGATGGCGTGTCCGCGCGAGCGGTCCGCTGCGAGGTCAGGTCCGCGTCCCCGGCGACAAGTCGATCGGCCATCGCGCGCTGCTCTTCGGTGCGCTCGCGGAGGGAACCTCGACGGTGCGCGGTCTCTCGGGCGGTCTCGACAACGCGGCGACCGCCGAGGCCATGCGGCAGATGGGCGCGCGCATCGAGTTCTCGGGCGAGCCCGCGACGGGCGTGACCGCGAAGATCGCCGGCGTCGGTCTCGATGGTCTGAAGATGCCGAGCGGCGTGCTCGACTGCGGCAACTCGGGCACCACGATGCGCATGCTCGCGGGCGTGCTCGTCGCGCAGAAGTTCGGCACGCGCCTCATCGGCGACGCGAGCCTCACGCGCCGCCCGATGAGGCGCATCGTCGATCCGCTGCGCGCGCGCGGCGGTCACATCGCGGGCGTGAAGGGCGCGAAGGAAGGCGAGCACTATCCGCCGCTCTCGGTCGCGCCGCTGCTCCCCGACGAGAAGCTCACGGGCATCGAGTACCAGTCTCCGATCGCCAGCGCGCAGGTGAAGAGCGCGCTGCTGCTCTCCGGCCTCTGGGCCGACGGTCCGACCGCGGTCGCCGAGCCCACGCTCTCGCGCGATCACACGGAGCGCATGATGCTCGCGCTCGGCGTCCCGCTGCAGACGATGGGCCCGATGGTCGTGCTCGATCCCGAGGAGTGGGATCGCCGCTGGGACGGCTTCGAGTGGGACGTGCCGGGCGACATCAGCGGCGCGGCGTTCATCATGGCGGCGGGCCTGCTCGTGCCGGGCAGCGAGATCGTGATCGACAACGTCGGCACGAACCCGACGCGCACCGGCATCCTCGACGCGCTGCGCGCGATGCGCGCGCCGATCTTCATCACGCCGCGCGGTGACGCCGCGGGCATGGAGCCGATCGCGCAGGTCGTGGTCCGCCACGCGCCGTACAGCCCGACGCGCCTCGGCGGCGAGCTCGTCACCCGCATGATCGACGAGGTGCCGATCTTCGCCGCGATCTGCACGCGCGCCGGTGGCGCGAGCGAGATCCGCGACGCCGAGGAGCTGCGCGTGAAGGAGAGCGATCGCCTCTCGATCACCGCAAACATGCTGCGCGACGCGGGCGTCGACTGCGTCGAGCTCCGCGACGGCATGACGATCCACGGCGGCACCGGTGCGCTTCGCGCGACGCGCGTGACGAGCCACGGCGATCACCGCATCGCGATGACCGCGGCGGTGCTCGGCCTCGCGTCCGAGGGCGAGACGATCGTCCAGGACGTCGGCTGCGTCGACACGAGCTTCCCCGGGTTCGCCGACCTGCTGCGCTCGCTCGGCGCCGACATCGTCGAGGAGACGGCGTGACGCCGCGCGCGCGCGGACTGGTCGTCGCGATCGACGGCCCCGCGGGCGCGGGCAAGAGCACGGTCTCGCGCCGTCTCGCGGCACGCCTCGGGTACACGCTCGTCGACACCGGCGCGCTCTATCGCGCGATCGCGCTCGCCGCGCGCGAGATAGGGATCTCGTGGGACGACGGGCCCGGGCTGGGATCACTCGCGCGACGTCTCCCGCTCGCGCTCGAGCCGAGCGAGGAGGGATCACGCGTGATCGTCGACGGCGAGGATCGCTCGAGCGACATCCGCACGCCCGAGATCTCCCAGGGCGCGAGCATCGTCTCGCAGCACCCCGACGTGCGCGTGGCGCTGCTCGATCTGCAGCGTCGTCTCGGCGCCGAGGGTGGGGTGGTGCTCGAAGGGCGCGACATCGGCACGGTCGTGTTCCCCGACGCCGAGGTGAAGGTCTTCCTCACCGCGTCGGACGAGGAACGCGCGCGCCGTCGCACCGCCGAGCTCCAGGCACGTGGCGCCGCCCAGCCGATCGATCAGGTGCTCGCCGAGATCCGAGAGCGGGATCGCCGCGACTCCACGCGCCCGATCGCGCCGCTCAAGCCGGCGCGCGACGCGATCACGGTGGACACGACCGCGCTCGATCTCGACGCGGTCGTCGAGACGCTCGTGGGGATCGTACGTGGTGCGAGCAGCACCCGCAGCGATTGACACCCTAGGAGCGCCGCGCTACCCCTCCGGTCCCCGTGTTCGCGTCTCGTACGCGCGCGCGGGCTCCACCGCGCGAGTAGGTCGCCCCGAGGGTACGCCCCCGGGGCGAAGCGTTGTTCCGGGCCAGCAGCACTCGAGCCCGCGAACGACGCGCCGACCCCCGGGTCTTCGATTCAGGCCCGTACCGGCGTCCTCGCTCGCGTATCCCCGGTAGGCTCCCAGCACGACCCTCACCGTACCGAATCAGAAAGGTCCCCGACCCAACCAATGCCCCAGTCCGAGATCCAGACCCGTGCCCCGAACCCGAACAGCTTCGCGGCCCTCTTCGAGGCCTCCGTCGCGAAGGCCGACTCGCTCAAGGAAGGCGAGATCGTCTCGGGCACGGTGATCGCGATCGGCAAGGACAACGTCGTCGTCGACATCGGCTACAAGTCCGAGGGCGTCATCCCGATCTCCGAGTTCGTCGGCCCGAGCGGCGCGGCGGAGGTCAAGCCGGGTGATGCGGTCGACGTGTTCGTCGAGTCCAAGGAGACCGACGACGGCCTCGTGCTCCTCTCGAAGGAGAAGGCCGACAAGCTCAAGGTCTGGGACGAGATCAGCGCCGCGTGCGAGCGCGACGAGCTCATCCAGGGAACGATCACCGCGCGCGTGAAGGGTGGCCTCAGCGTCACGATCCGCGGCGGCGTGAAGGCGTTCCTTCCCGGATCGCAGGTCGATCTCCGCCCCGTCCGCAACTTGGACAAGCTGATCGGCCAGACCTACGACTTCAAGGTCATCAAGTTCAACAAGAAGCGCGGCAACATCGTCCTGTCGCGCCGCGTGCTCCTCGAGAAGGAGCGTGACGAGCTGAAGGCCCGCACGCTGCAGAACCTCGAAGAGGGCATGGTCGTCACCGGCGTCATCAAGAACATCACCGAGTACGGTGCGTTCGTGGACCTCGGCGGCATCGACGGCCTCCTCCACATCACCGACATGAGCTGGGGCCGGGTCAACCACCCGTCCGAAGTGTTCAACGTCGGCGACGAGGTCACCGTCAAGGTCCTCAAGTACAACGCGGAGACGGAGCGCGTCTCGCTCGGTCTCAAGCAGACCATCGACGATCCGTGGAACACCGCGGCGGAGCGCTACCCGGCGGGCATGCGCATCAGCGGCAAGGTGGTCTCGATCACCGACTACGGCGCGTTCGTCGAGCTCGAGCCCGGCATCGAAGGCCTCATCCACGTCAGCGAGATGTCGTGGAAGAAGCCGAAGCACCCGTCGAAGGTGCTCGAGGTCGGCCAGGAGGTGGAGTGCGCCATCCTGGACGTCGATGCGGTCAACAAGCGCATCTCGCTCGGTCTCAAGCAGCTCGAGCCCGATCCGTGGTCGATCTTCGTCCAGAAGTACAACCCGGGCGACATCATCCGCGGCAAGGTCCGCAGCGTGACCGACTACGGCGTCTTCGTGGGCATCGAAGAGGGCGTCGACGGCATGGTCCACAAGAGCGACCTCTCGTGGACGCAGCGCATCAACAACCCGGCGGACGTCTACCGCAAGGGTGACGAGGTCGAGGCGATCATCCTCTCGATCAACCACGACGAGAAGAAGGTCTCGCTCGGCATCAAGCAGCTCTACGAAGATCCGTGGACGCGCATCCCGTCGGACTACCCGGCCGGCACGATGCTCGAGGTCCGCGTCATCTCGATCGCCGACTTCGGCGTGTTCGTGGAGCTCGAGCGTGGTGTCGAGGGTCTCGTCCCGATGAGCGAGCTCTCGTACGACCGCATCGACGATCCGCGCAAGATCGTCCAGGAAGGCCAGATCGTTCGCGCCGAGATCATCGACGTGAACCCCTCGGACCGCCGCATCACGCTCTCGCTCAAGAAGATGGAGCTGGAGCAGGGCACGCCGGTCATGAAGTACGGCGAGGAGCGCTCGGCCGAGCCGGCCGCGCGTCCGACCGGTCCGTCGCGCAGCACCGGCGGCGCGAAGCTGGGCGACGTGCTCAAGCAGAAGCTCGGCGGCCTCGGCGTCGGCGGGCAGGACGAGGAGAGCTGAGCGAGCAGCTCGGCAGTGAGCTGAGCGAGCAGCTCGGCAGTGAGCTGAGCGAGCAGCTCGGCAGTGAGCTGAGCGAGCAGCTCGGCAGTGAGCTGAGCGAGCAGCTCGGCAGTGAGCTGAGCCTCTGAAGAGAGGCTCGCTCCTAGCGAAGGCGAGGGCCGGATGCGCGAGAGCGCTCCGGCCCTCGACGTTTTTCAGGCCTCGCGCTCGATGGGCGCCGTCGGCACGAGGTGCACGAGCAACACCGCCGGCAGCGCCGCGACGAAGCAGAGCGCGAAGAAC includes:
- the cmk gene encoding (d)CMP kinase, which gives rise to MTPRARGLVVAIDGPAGAGKSTVSRRLAARLGYTLVDTGALYRAIALAAREIGISWDDGPGLGSLARRLPLALEPSEEGSRVIVDGEDRSSDIRTPEISQGASIVSQHPDVRVALLDLQRRLGAEGGVVLEGRDIGTVVFPDAEVKVFLTASDEERARRRTAELQARGAAQPIDQVLAEIRERDRRDSTRPIAPLKPARDAITVDTTALDLDAVVETLVGIVRGASSTRSD
- the aroA gene encoding 3-phosphoshikimate 1-carboxyvinyltransferase, whose protein sequence is MASTGSETKRWRVRASGPLRGQVRVPGDKSIGHRALLFGALAEGTSTVRGLSGGLDNAATAEAMRQMGARIEFSGEPATGVTAKIAGVGLDGLKMPSGVLDCGNSGTTMRMLAGVLVAQKFGTRLIGDASLTRRPMRRIVDPLRARGGHIAGVKGAKEGEHYPPLSVAPLLPDEKLTGIEYQSPIASAQVKSALLLSGLWADGPTAVAEPTLSRDHTERMMLALGVPLQTMGPMVVLDPEEWDRRWDGFEWDVPGDISGAAFIMAAGLLVPGSEIVIDNVGTNPTRTGILDALRAMRAPIFITPRGDAAGMEPIAQVVVRHAPYSPTRLGGELVTRMIDEVPIFAAICTRAGGASEIRDAEELRVKESDRLSITANMLRDAGVDCVELRDGMTIHGGTGALRATRVTSHGDHRIAMTAAVLGLASEGETIVQDVGCVDTSFPGFADLLRSLGADIVEETA
- the mutS gene encoding DNA mismatch repair protein MutS — translated: MAKAKEGAHSPAMQQFFRAKEQHPDALLFFRMGDFYEMFFDDAVIASKALDLTLTARSKGIDGREVPMAGVPHHAAASYLARLLEKGFKVAICEQMADPATVKGIVPREVVRVVTPGLALDPDALDARTDNALVAVACEGETFGIAALELTRAELRACTVSGGAAMLAEVLRLDPREVLVVRGGETHAALARALPKARVAEHATPADRRAALAIALDDAAIGDASSRLSGAALEACAVALEYARVSTGGRAAIGVRAIEPYDPRAQLALDDTAVRNLELVRTLSGDRAGSLLALLDETSTPMGARLLRRRLLAPLADVAAIRRRHDSVEAFVLDPERRRALRRALSEIGDLERLATRAELGVASPRDLGAIRAGLRSAIGVVDALGAQHDEVLAALVPRDVCEDVESLLSTALVEDLPLVPSAGPVIKDGIDARVDELRTLSTSSKDVLLALEARERETSGIASLKIRFTKVFGYYVEITRSNLHLVPSHFRRKQTVANGERYTTDELEELQSKILNAEDRLKALETEIFEDVRRRAGAEAHRLRALAFRLAEIDVHAGLAEVAHRRGYVRPEVDESLSLELVECRHPIVETLAAAGSFVPNDVAIDAEAQRLLVITGPNMAGKSTTMREVALAAIMAQLGSFVAATRARIGLVDRVFTRVGASDDLGRGQSTFMVEMRETATILREATRRSLVILDEIGRGTSTYDGLAIAWAVAEHLHDVIGCRTLFATHYHELCELERTRPGVRNFNVAAREHQGDVVFLHRLVPGASNKSYGVAVARLAGTPERVLERAKTLLRGLESGATDAAAGAKASLRERVRAEVPQLDLFGVAQPATESVAPPPPEPSEVERALRELDPDRMTPIEALVALSKLRSLLAKR
- a CDS encoding bifunctional chorismate mutase/prephenate dehydratase, which codes for MADSRDEMAQIRAALEQADADLVAALDARARAVRGYVALRERDPEGYHVLPNAAEVLTRVRELRREFPENGLEPVVREVLGVCAAMIAPVQVAVLGPEAGLTHLAARRWFGSQAEVRAMANVTDVFAEIDRGRAAHAVVPFETSTDGALSATLSCLVETHAKVIGEVSAVNAWHLWSRTGNAGDVEKIYGAATTIAACERTLKAEFPRATLLDVRSGVVAAQLALEDHGAAALGSELLGELGTTLRIGSERPAPMRTERGSERPVADTLRLVRKHVEDDPGATTRFVVLGQQQPRRTGADRTMIVLALSEDPGSLYAALQPFAERGINLTRLESRPARSSAWRLVFFVELDGHGSDRAVLTAIDEVKARARHLKVLGSYPRP
- a CDS encoding 30S ribosomal protein S1, which gives rise to MPQSEIQTRAPNPNSFAALFEASVAKADSLKEGEIVSGTVIAIGKDNVVVDIGYKSEGVIPISEFVGPSGAAEVKPGDAVDVFVESKETDDGLVLLSKEKADKLKVWDEISAACERDELIQGTITARVKGGLSVTIRGGVKAFLPGSQVDLRPVRNLDKLIGQTYDFKVIKFNKKRGNIVLSRRVLLEKERDELKARTLQNLEEGMVVTGVIKNITEYGAFVDLGGIDGLLHITDMSWGRVNHPSEVFNVGDEVTVKVLKYNAETERVSLGLKQTIDDPWNTAAERYPAGMRISGKVVSITDYGAFVELEPGIEGLIHVSEMSWKKPKHPSKVLEVGQEVECAILDVDAVNKRISLGLKQLEPDPWSIFVQKYNPGDIIRGKVRSVTDYGVFVGIEEGVDGMVHKSDLSWTQRINNPADVYRKGDEVEAIILSINHDEKKVSLGIKQLYEDPWTRIPSDYPAGTMLEVRVISIADFGVFVELERGVEGLVPMSELSYDRIDDPRKIVQEGQIVRAEIIDVNPSDRRITLSLKKMELEQGTPVMKYGEERSAEPAARPTGPSRSTGGAKLGDVLKQKLGGLGVGGQDEES